A window of the Cannabis sativa cultivar Pink pepper isolate KNU-18-1 chromosome X, ASM2916894v1, whole genome shotgun sequence genome harbors these coding sequences:
- the LOC115713809 gene encoding U-box domain-containing protein 15, with product MVMDEERGDEIGEQEELNVVEELVGVVEMVAQFGDYRRTQRKECYNLVRRMKLLLPLFEELRDLDGSISDKDIACLCNLKKTLVLAKKLLKTCNEGSKLYLALESEAIMVRFHTIFDKLSQALDDLHYDDLPISEEVREQVELMSLQLKRAKKRTDTQDIELAMDMMVVFSRKDDRNADRAIVERLGKKIELHTVEDLKLETIAVRNLIKEKGHNAESTQHLIDLLNKFKQVAGMEEINILDEPVMPKMLAKCPSLMIPHEFLCPITLEIMTDPVIVASGQSYERESIQKWFDSNHRTCPKTRQTLPHLTLASNYALKNIILQWSEKNNFKLPSKDNPGDHESSSTDLKEEILSLVEGLSSSHLETQRKAVKKVRLLSKENPENRILIAHNGGIPPLVQLLSYPDSKIQEHAVTALLNLSIDESNKKLIAREEAIPAIIEVLQKGSIEARENSAAALFSLSILDDNKMIVGLSNGIPPLVELLQNGTIRGKKDAATALFNLSLNQANKTRAISAGIVAPLLQLLNDRNLGMIDEALSIFLLIAAHPDGRQEIGQLSFIETLVEFIREGTPKNKECAASVLLELASNNSSFILAALQFGVYEYLDDMAKNGTNRAQRKANALLQLMSKSEQIP from the exons ATGGTGATGGATGAGGAGAGAGGAGATGAAATTGGAGAGCAAGAGGAATTGAATGTGGTTGAAGAATTGGTGGGTGTGGTCGAAATGGTCGCCCAATTTGGAGATTATAGAAGGACCCAGAGAAAAGAATGCTACAATCTCGTGAGACGTATGAAGCTTTTGTTGCCTCTTTTCGAAGAGTTACGAGACCTGGATGGGTCGATCTCAGATAAGGATATTGCTTGCTTGTGTAATTTGAAGAAGACGCTTGTTTTGGCTAAGAAATTATTGAAGACTTGTAATGAAGGGAGCAAGCTTTACCTG GCGCTTGAAAGTGAGGCAATCATGGTAAGGTTTCACACCATCTTTGATAAACTATCGCAGGCTTTGGATGATTTGCATTATGACGATCTTCCAATCTCAGAAGAAGTTAGAGAAcag GTTGAGCTGATGAGTTTGCAACTCAAACGGGCAAAGAAGCGAACGGATACACAGGATATAGAATTGGCAATGGATATGATGGTGGTATTTTCGAGAAAGGATGACCGAAATGCTGATAGAGCCATAGTAGAAAGACTTGGGAAAAAGATTGAGTTGCATACCGTTGAGGACCTTAAGCTCGAAACAATAGCTGTAAGGAACCTCATCAAAGAGAAAGGACACAATGCAGAGAGTACTCAACATCTGATTGATCTTCTTAACAAATTCAAACAAGTTGCAGGTATGGAAGAAATCAATATTCTTGATGAACCAGTCATGCCTAAAATGTTGGCCAAGTGCCCGTCCTTGATGATCCCACATGAATTTCTTTGTCCAATCACACTAGAAATCATGACAGATCCTGTCATTGTTGCCAGTGGACAG TCATATGAAAGAGAAAGCATACAGAAATGGTTCGATTCTAATCACAGGACTTGTCCCAAAACCAGGCAAACTCTTCCTCATCTGACACTTGCGTCTAATTATGCTCTTAAAAACATAATCTTGCAGTGGAGTGAGAAGAACAATTTTAAACTTCCCTCAAAGGATAATCCAGGAGACCATGAAAGCTCCTCAACTGATCTCAAAGAGGAGATCTTGTCCCTTGTTGAAGGACTATCTTCGAGCCATTTAGAAACGCAGCGAAAGGCGGTTAAGAAGGTTCGGTTGCTCTCCAAAGAGAACCCTGAGAACAGAATTTTGATTGCCCACAATGGAGGAATCCCACCATTAGTACAGCTCCTATCCTATCCAGATTCAAAGATTCAAGAGCATGCAGTAACAGCTTTGTTGAATTTATCGATTGATGAATCTAACAAGAAGCTCATAGCTAGAGAAGAAGCCATACCAGCTATCATAGAGGTGTTGCAGAAGGGAAGTATTGAGGCCAGAGAGAACTCTGCAGCAGCACTATTTAGCTTGTCAATACTGGATGACAACAAAATGATTGTGGGGTTATCAAATGGGATCCCACCTTTGGTGGAATTGCTTCAAAATGGGACAATTAGAGGTAAGAAAGATGCAGCCACTGCTCTTTTTAACTTATCACTTAATCAAGCTAACAAGACCAGGGCCATTAGTGCTGGCATTGTAGCACCTTTGCTCCAGTTACTGAATGACAGAAACTTGGGCATGATTGATGAGGCTCTGTCCATTTTCCTACTCATTGCCGCACACCCAGATGGGCGGCAAGAGATTGGACAGCTATCCTTCATTGAAACACTTGTGGAGTTTATTAGAGAAGGAACTCCCAAGAACAAGGAGTGTGCAGCCTCAGTTCTTCTTGAGTTGGCATCAAACAACTCATCTTTTATATTGGCTGCTCTGCAGTTTGGAGTGTACGAGTATTTAGATGATATGGCAAAGAATGGAACCAACAGAGCACAGAGGAAAGCAAATGCTCTATTGCAGCTGATGAGTAAGAGTGAGCAAATTCCATAA